GTCGTTTCAAATAGCGTATCGCTGCGTGCTGTCTAGGTGATTCGATTTGATTTCGCTGCAACATCATGAATTCTTCCTTGTATTTCTGAAGGCGTCCTCTTAACTCGTCTCGTAGTGCTCTATCGGTTTGTAAGGAAGCTTCCAATTCCGCAATGCGGTTATTTAACTGATAACTGGAAGTATATCGTCCAAGAAGTTCGATAGCGCCTTCACTTTGCTTTTCCCATTGGTCGATGTCCGCTTGGATATTCGATTGCTCCTGTCGAGTAGTTTCCATTTCTTCTTCACAACGCTGAATACGGTCTCGGATTGTTTGCTCATTTTCTTGTAAAATGACGACTTGTTTTGTCGCGGTTTCCCATCTTTGCTTTGTTTCCTGTTCAGAAAATGGCAATTTGACATACGCCTCTTGTAGTTCACTTAATACTTCCTGTAGTGCATCTACTTCCAAAACAACTTCAGCTAACTTATAATCTTTCTTAGTTAAGTCGTTTGCCACTGTAACAAGTTCTTCTTCAGACGTTTTTTGGTTCTGCAATAAAACCACTTGCTTTTCTTTCGCTGCTTCCAACTGATTAACAATCAGTTTTTCCTTTTCGGCCAGATCCTCTAATTCAATGCGACGTTCCTCAATATATCTTTCCATTTCTAAACGTGCCTTTTCTGCGTTTCGCTTCAATTCATTCGTCGTCAATGCATACTGATAGCCATTTTCTTCAAGCCGACGTTTATTATCTTCAAAACGTTCTTTATGGTCCCTTGCTACATTCAGTTCAAATTCATACCCTTTTTGTTTAATTGTCGCATCGTTAAAAGCTTCTCTCGCGTCTTTAACGACTTCTAAACTTGTTTCCCAATCTTTTTGAATGCTGTCAATCCGGTGCATTTCACTAAAAATGCGAAATCGCTCTTCTGGAGCCATGACCGAGAACTGATTGACTTCTTGCTGATACCAGATTAAATAATACAAATCTGGATGGATTTTATATTTATACTGTAGTTCTCTCCGGTACGCGGTGAAGTTATTTTTATTCGCATCTCCTGAACGATACGTTTGGCGCAATGCCAGTTCCTCTACTTCATCGCCATCGTAAATTTCATATTGTAATTTTATCGGTTGCTTCGGGAGTTGTTCACAAATTAATCGAAATTCAATATAAAGTGGCGCATCGATACGGGATGCACCTTCATTTTTATATAAAAAGTGAATGGTTGCCCGCCAAGTTTCATCTTCCGGTAGATTTTGAGATTTCAATCCTTCAATATCGACCTTACTTGAGCGTAATACAGCGCCCATACAAAATGAAATAGTAGATTTTCCAGCACCATTCGGACCGGTAATTAAAATATGCTCATCTGCATTTCCTAAATTCATCTCTGTTGGCCCGTAGTCTCGAATGCCTGAAATCCGTAAGCGTTTAGGGATCAAATTAACCCCTCCCGCTCATACAAATTGTACCGATTAAAAAACTTCATCACGTCTTCCTTTGATAATTGATTGGAATGGCTAAACTCCACCATTCTGCGCAAAAACGAATCAGAAAACATGTGAACACCGATTGCTGTTAATCGATACGCATCTTCTTTATCCGATAACTGTTGATTTTCAAGGGCACCGATTTTCCTTAATGTATCGATTGCGAGTTGAATACGTCGACTGCCTTTCATGACTTCATGCCCGAACGCTTCCAGTAATTGAGTTAATAATGTGTATTCATGTTTTAACACCTCTTGCTGATAAAACATAAACAATAAGACAGCGAGTGCTTCTGAAGATAACGTATGGCGGGCAGAACGAGCAGGAACACGCAGCATGACAACGACTTGGTCACGCCCTTCGTCATAAATGAGTCGATAATACCTACCGACCGCTTGATTGACTCGCGAGAGGAAAGAATGAAAATAATTATCTTCACGGGAAACGCCTAGTAATTTTTCCACTTCTTTACGAGGCAATCCAAAATTATTCGCTCGAATGGTCGCACTGGAGGAAAATAAAATCGACATAAATGCTTGTTCTTCTCGTGTCGTGAGGACACTTCGTAACGTTTGTAAACGATTTAAGGACAAGTCATCATGTTCTTCTTCGTATGCTTGATTTTCTGTCGTCATCTTGAATCCACTCCCATTCTTTATCAAATTCTTTTACATGTTGCTTCGGCTGTACTTGGACTTTTTTATTCGCTTCAAGCGCTGCGACGCCTAATAATTGGCGAATGGCATCGCTCCATGACACCGAACTCGTTTCAATAATTGTTTCTTCTATATCCGCTTCCTGTTTTTGCTCTAAATATCGTTCAATCTTTTCTGTGTCAATGCTCGCTTTCGTTAACAACCAACTTGCTTCATCCATAAGATTTTCTAACGAATCCGCCTCGATATTTTCCTGGTAGAATGTTGGTTGAATCACCTCTTCAATATCCGCAACGGCTGGCTCATAGTTTTCTAGAAAATCAATCCCTTTTTCAATTTCTGTATACGATAACGGACTCGCATATTTTACGGGGATCCAAATGCCATCCAATTGTTCTCCGTCATATTGTCCTTGGTCCATAAAACTGAATAACTGGTGGGCGTTAGGGATTTCTGATTCTGGAGGCGGATTAAACATTTTCGTAATAAATAAACGTACCTTTTCCGGTGAAATGGCTGTTTGAAGTGGCGTTTGCTGCACGTTCATAAATTGGAGGTATTTATTAATCATCCCAATCGAAAGGCTTGTCCCTTCATTTAGCGCGCCTGTTCCAATTTGCATTAAATTACTTAAAACAAGACTATCTTCAATCGTTTCAAATTGCTTTAGCCGCTCATCTAATTTCTCTGCTAAATCTTCCATTAACGTATGAATTAACTCTAGCTGTGGAAATGCATTCCGGTCTGCCAGCAATTCTAGTTCCCGCTCTCTTAACTTTTCTATTGCGTCTTTTACATTCCGAATCATACTCGCAATTCGATTTCCACCAGAAATCCCTTTATCATCATACGCTTCACTAATTTCAGCATCTCGTCTCGCCTGAAATAATGAGCGCCCGATTTCATCTTCCAAATAATAAGCGAGGGAATCATTTGCCAGTCTTGTTAATGCATCCATCATCCGCTTTCCGACACTCATCATTTTAATTTGATGCGTTTGCTTACTTACCCAATTATTTTTCACTAAGATTTTTACAATTTGCGTTATACGCTCTTTCGTTGGCGGTTCTACGTCTTCATAACGCGCTACATAACGATAATAAAGCATTTCAGCATCATCAATTTGTTCGGTCAACCCAAATGATTCTTCATGAATCAACTCAATAATTCGTAGAAAACGGAGCATTTCCAGTGGCGAATCGAATACTGCTTCTGATGAGAGATCCTTCATAACGCCGGCTAAAGAAATAATGTCACGCATTGCCCTCGTCAACTCGGGCTGATGCTGGGCAGTTTTAAATATGGAAACTACAGACTTATCCATTTCCTCCAATGTTCCTCTCCCCCTAACGTCATTTCCTGTTCTGCATGCGGCACTGTCTGTGACCAATCAACAAACGCTTCATAGGTCGCAAAAAGATTTCCCTCATTTCCGATAATTCTAAAAGGAAGCTTGCCAATTAAATTGACCAAGTCTCTAGCAATCACATCTCCGGCCTTATCATAATCAACCCAAATCAGTACCTTTTGAATGGATCCGTTACCGCAAAGTTGCTGAATCATTTTTCGGTGTGCTCCTTTAATCTGGCCATCTACACCTATAATGATAGACTGAGTATCTTCTAAAAATGGAACCTCCATTGCCATTCGAGTTAACACCGCACGGTTTTCAACCAACCATAAAATGCGCGCGTCCGTGCGAAAATCTTCCTCGGCAACCGCAATATCTGTTGTCGCATGCAAAGTTCCAATACGATACTTTGAATAATTCCCCAATACAGGACCTGTGAAATAAATAGGAACAATTGACCCAACACTGATAATCCCTAACGTCTGTATGGGCGCCCCAAGCCATTTTTCTAATCGATGAATAAAAACATCACGATAACGATCGAACTCTTTAGATCCGCCGATTTTTTGATAATACGTTGCGCCAATTTCCTTGTATTCCATACGTTCTTGTCGTCTTCTCAGTCGCAAATAAGCCATTAAGAAGTGAGTGAACTTCCGAACTCTCTCTTTCCCCCACGATTCACTATCGCTCTTTTCAGTCGTAAACTGCTTAAGCTGTTGGACAAAATGCATTGGTAAATCTTTTTCTGACTTTCTAATTTCCGCTTGCAACATTTCCTTCAAGCTGTCATCCGCTCTCAATTGTTCTTCTGCTTTTAATTTTTGATAGATAAACAATCCGGGACCCATACGGTACTGTGTAGACAGTGGTGTTCTTCCATCTTTCTTAAACCGTACTTCTTGAATTAACCAGCCTTCTCAAGCGCTTCTTCCTTCTTACTTTCAGATAAAGATAGTGATTCCCGACGCGAGTTCGGTTTCAAGTTCATTATAGTCACTTCATCATTTGGTGTGATCTCATACGCATTAGCAGCGAAAACATTGCCCAACGTTTTAAAAGTACGTACTGTCCACTTTTGAATTTCCCACTCATCATCACTGATTTGTACGACGGACTCTCCTGCTTTACATATGTACATTTCTAAAAACGCTTTCGTCGTTAGCATGACAATCACCCCAGTTCTTTTCTACTCTCTTTCTTTCATTATAAAGGATATATGCTTCAGGTAACAGTCACCCAAGCATTTCAGATTGAGCCATGTTTTTGTGGGTACTATTTTAAGCAGAGGCTTTCTCTTCTTGAATAGTTAGGTATTCCATTTTTAATAATGTCAAATAAACTATGTTGATTTCCGTTTCGAGCGGACGCGTTCCGTGGGGCGGGAGGTGAGCCTCCTCGTCGCTTCGCTCCTGCGGGGTCTCACCTGTCCCGCTAAATCCCACTGGAGTCGCCGCTCTACACTCCAATCAACAGAAATTCCTTAGATATAATTTTTATAAACGCATCTAACACACGAATCTTGTTTATAAATACTTCGTTAACTCAATATCCCTGGTGTCCTTTTAATTCTTGATAAACAGGCTTTCAAGTTGTCTAAAATCTGTCGACTTTAATGAAAAGAACAGGTCTCCTTTGTCCTTGAATTAAGAGCAGGTCAATCTAGCTCCGTTAAAAGCTGGGTGAACGCGTCTGAATAAGTTTGTTGAAGCGCTCTAAAAAAACCTGTTTCAATCTCTAACCATATAGGTAAATTCATGTCATATTTAGTCATGTGGTTTCTCTCCTGTAGTGTTTGTGTGCAAACTTCACTATACAAGTAGACAGCCTATTTTTTATACATCGAATTCAAAACTATTCCATGTGGGTACCAATTAATCGGAGTGGAAATCGGCGACTCCAGCGGGAACAGCTGGGGAAAAGGTAGTTCACTTTTCCCTGGCCGAAGACCCTAGACTGAGCGAAGCGAAAGCCGTTACGAAGAACGGCTTTTGCGACCAAAAAGCGAAGCGTTTTAGAGCACGGATATAATACTCTGTATAATTTTTTAAAGAACAAAAAATTATACAAATCGCACTCTTCGTTGTGCGATTGGCTGAGGCCGTGCCCGCGGAAAGCGTCCGATTGGAACGGAGATTAATTGTATTATGGCTTTTCTTTTTCCCCCCAAGCATTCACGAATGTTCAATCCTGGAATCCTAGGCACCTTTACAAAACCTTTACAGTACCTTTATACTTCCTCAACAATCTAGCTCTACAATAAAGGTATGTTACAAAAAACGAGCGGAGGATTTTTATGACATTATTAATTGACCGAAAAGAAGATAGACAATTTGGTGTTATGGAAAATAAAAGCTGGCGTAAACCCGTATATGAGACACACGGCCTTAATCTTTGGTATGGAACAACGCATGCGTTAAAAAATATAGATCTTTCGATCAATGAAAAAGAAGTCACTGCAATCATTGGACCTTCTGGATGCGGTAAATCAACTTACTTAAAGACACTGAATCGAATGGTTGAAATGGTGCCTAACGTGCACATTTCAGGTAACCTTTCATTTAAAGGAGAAAACATTTTGGATAAATCGATGCCAGTTGAACTACTTCGTTCGAAAGTCGGCATGGTATTCCAAAAACCAAATCCATTCCCAAAATCAATTTTTGAAAATGTCGCATTTGGGCCCAAAATTCACGGCATCCGTAATAAAGCGATGCTCGAAAAAATTGTTCAAGAAAGTTTAGAAAAAGCGGCCCTTTGGGATGAAGTAAAAGACCGACTTCATACGAGTGCATATGGCTTATCTGGCGGTCAACAACAACGACTTTGTATCGCACGTTGCCTAGCAGTAGACCCTGAAGTCATCTTGATGGATGAACCGACCTCAGCACTTGATCCAGTGTCAACACTTAAAGTGGAAGAATTAATTGATTCCATTAAAAATGATGTCACGATTGCCATTGTCACGCATAACATGCAACAAGCCGCGAGAATATCTGACCGAACAGCATTTTTCTTAAACGGCGACGTTATCGAATGTGATGCAACATCCAAAATCTTTAACAACCCTTCGGACAAACTGACAGAAGACTATATTAATGGCCGTTTCGGCTAATGACTACTCCCATGATTAAATGAGCATCTGCACAAGCTCATTTAATCATGGGATTTTATTTACTTTATTTGGTTCTTTTACAATTTATTTACACTATTCATATACTCGCTTAACAATCAGTCACTATACTAGCAATTAGATAGAGGTTAAAACACTTCTTTCTAATAATAGAGTAATTTGGGGAGGACAATTGAAATGAAGTTCAGAAAGTATCTCTTATTGCTAGTCATTGCTGCAATCACGATGATTGTCGCAGCATGCGGAACAGAAAAAAACCAGAGCGAAAACAGTAACGCAACAGAGTTAGAAGGCAGCGTCGTCATTGATGGATCAGGAACAGTTTATCCTTTAATGGCCAAAATTGCTGAAGAATATATGATAAACGAACAAGAAAATGTTTCAGTTGAAGTAAGCCGTGCTGGTACAAGCGCAGGATTCAAAAAATTCCTAGTAGAAAACGGAACAGACTTTAATGATGCATCTCGTCAAATTAAAGACGAAGAAGCTGCAGAAGCTGATGCACTTGGAATCGAAGTTAAAGAACTAAAAGTGGCACTGGACGGATTAACTTTTGTCATTAACAAAGAAAATGATTGGGCAAAAGAATTAACGCCTGAACAACTTATTGCTATTTTCAAAGCGGATGGCGGCGTAAAGAAATGGTCGGATATTAATCCTGAATGGCCCGATGAAGATATTAAGCCAATGGGACCGAATGAAAACCACGGAACTTATGAATTCTTCTACGAAAATGTGTTAGAAAAACAAGACTTAGCAGATACAGTAAACTTACAACAAGATTATTCAACACTTGTCAACTTAGTTGCTGAAGATAAAAACGGAATTGCCTTCTTTGGATTTGGTTACTATGTAAACAACACAGATAAATTACAAGCTGTCCATGTTGACTTTGGTAACGGACCGGTTGAACCATCACTTGACACAATCGCAGAAGACGGTGATTACGCAGATTTTACTCGCCCAGTTTTCACATATTTAAATGTCAATCATGCAGCTGATAAACCACAAGTACTGGACTATGCGGTTTACTTAATGAACAACGTTAACAATTTTGCTGGTGAAACAGGTTTTGCACCCATTCCTGAAGCTGAGGTTGAAGAAAATATAGAGTTCTTAAATGGTTTAACAAAATAATTGGTACAAAATAGAGAAGATGAGGTCATCAAGCCTTCATCTTCTTTAAACCTTATAGAAGGAGTGCACTACAATATGCACATCAATCATGATATTACCGAAAACAGCGAGAAAAGTATTCGAGAATTAATTGAACAAAAACGTCAACAACGTAATTTCAAAGAAATGTTTGAGAAATCCATTCCAACCTTTCTTTTTCTAATAGCGAGCATATCCATTCTTACAACAATCGGGATTATTTACACGTTATTATCCGAAACAATCGAATTTTTCAAGCGTGTACCAATGACAGATTTTTTCACAGGAACCGTATTGAAGCCATTGAGTCAAACACCAGAGTTCGGTGTTCTTCCCCTCATTATGGGGACGCTGACTTCTTCAGTCATTGCCATGTTGGTCGCGGCCCCAATTGGATTGATGTCTGCCATTTATTTAAGTCAATACGCTTCAGATAAAGTAAGGAAAATTTTCAAGCCGTTATTAGAACTTCTTGCGGGAATTCCTACAATCGTTTATGGGTTCTTCGCATTTACTTTTGTTACACCGTTACTACGTCAATTTATTCCAGGGCTCGAAGCGACAAATATTTTAAGCCCTGGGATTGTGATGGGTGTCATGATTATTCCAATGATTGCTTCCCTCTCTGAAGATGCGATGAGTTCTGTGCATAACGCAATGCGTGAAGGTGCTTTAGGATTAGGTGCAACGAAATTAGAAGTAACGAGAAAAGTTGTGATTCCCGCGGCTTTATCAGGCATTATCGCTTCCTTTGTCCTTGGCATCTCACGTGCAATCGGTGAAACGATGATTGTAACAATCGCCAGTGGAAGTACAAAAAACTTCACGTTTGATATTACGCAGTCTATGCAAACAATGACGGCTTATATTGTGGAAGTAACGGGTGGCGATGCAGCGACAGGATCAACAATTTACTACAGTCTTTATGCAGTTGCGATGACACTCTTTGTTTTCACACTGCTTATGAATCTGTTAGCTAGAAGGATTTCTCGTAAATTTAGGGAGGAATATTAACTGTGAATCAACAAATTCAAGATAAAATGGTCAGAAGAACAAAATTTCGTTTAGTACTAGACAATCTTTCAAAGTATATTTTCCTTCTTGCAACACTTTTTGGGCTTCTTGTCCTTTCTGTACTCATCTATCGCGTCGTCGTTGATGGAATTGGTTGGTTGAATTTTGATTTTCTCACAGGTAAATTATCGACTCAACCTGAACGAGCAGGAATTATGGGAGCCATTTTAGGTACATTTTGGCTCATGCTCGTCGTCACCCCAGTCACAATGTTTTTAGGTGTCGGAACAGCAATCTATTTGGAACTGTACGCCAAAAAAGGAAGAGTACAATCTTTTATTGAAACAAATATATCAAACTTGGCAGGTGTCCCTTCAATTGTGTACGGAATTTTAGGATTAACGGTTTTTGCTCGTGCAATGAACCTTGGTAATATTGCTTTAGCAGGCGGATTAACCATGTCATTGTTAATTCTTCCAATTGTGATCGTCGCAAGTCAAGAGGCGCTACGTGCTGTGCCTAGTCCCTTAAGTGAAGCTTCTTATGGAATGGGTGCAACGAAATGGCAAACGATAAAGAGCGTCATCCTGCCTGTTGCATTGCCTAGCATATTGACTGGTGCAATCTTATCGCTTTCACGAGCGATTGGCGAAACCGCGCCACTCGTCGTCATTGGGATTCCAGCTTTATTAATTCCTTTCCCTGGAAGTATTTTTGATAAGTTTACCGTACTTCCAATGCAGATTTACTATTGGACGCTAGATTCATCTCTGACGGCAGAATACGCAAACTTAGCGGCGGCAACGATTATTGTCTTGTTACTTTGCCTGCTCGTCTTGAATTCTACTGCGATTATCATTAGAAATAAATTCCAAAAACAATTTTGATGGAATTACACCTAACCATTCAGTTCAACCAGGCCTGCTAAAAAACTCAGCCGCTTTTAAAAATGGCTGAGTTTTTTATATTATTTCCTATCTTCATCTGTCGGCTCGTCGCTACCACAGTAACGCTTATACGGCAGGACATTCCACGTTCGGTATGCTAGATGATGATCATCAAGCGCTGCAGGGATATCTTCCAAAATCTTTTTAGCGACTTCAAGTTCACGTTTCGCTTCTTCTTTATCTTGATACATGAATTCATCTGACGCAATCTCTGGCGCTTGTGCCACTTTTTCTTCTAAGTCTTGAATGACCATTTGCTGTTGTTTGTGTAAAGATTCCCGCGCAGATGAGATCCATTCCGGCTGCAACCCTCGATTCACATCCCCGACTCTACTAAACTCTTCAAAAATCTCTTGATAGATACGATCCGCATTTGCTCGCACGTCTAAGTTGACCGTCTCTAAATCAATGTTCGTCAACTCTTCAACTGTGAGAGGAACTGGACGTTTTCGCCCCCCAAGGCTCGTTCTTTCCAAATAGAAAGGGAACATACTTTTGATTGTTTTACCGACTGGCGATACGGAATTGCCTTCCTCATCTAGTCCTTTAGGTTGGACGCCTTGCATCGCGATGCGTGCCGACTCAGGACGGACAATTTCCTTTGGTGGCATAATGCCGTGACGAAGCATTTCACGAATACCTGTCCCAGAAATATTAATCCGATACTGATTGTCATGGGGACAAGACTGCTCCGTGGCCGATGCATCACAACGTGTACAATAAAACACTTCATGGAACAATCGAACGTCTATCCCTAATTCTGCTGGATCAAACTCATCAAAAATAGTATGACTCGCATACTTGTCATAATACTCGCCAATTCCCGCGTGGTCTCGCCCGATAAGTGCATGCGTGCATCCATAGTTTTTCATAATTAATGCATGTAAAACCGTTTCTCGAGGTCCTGCAAAAATATAAGTCACCCTTAAAGGCGCTAGTATCGACCTTCCCTGTGGATAATACGTCTCTAGCACACTTCTATAGGAAAGCATACGAAATTCATGACGTGTATACTCACGCTTTGCCATTTCTACTAATGGTTGTAACAATAAACCATCTATCTCTTCTAACGCATTTTTATGAATATACTCATGCCCGCGGTGTAGCGGATTTGCCCCAGTAATAAAACCCGCTGCCGAACGAAACTTTTTCTCTTCATAAAATTCGCGCCACGTATCTTTCGGTTCCAATCGAAGCTTTTCGAATGGTCCCCAATCGACACGACGTAATAACTTTATCGGTCCCCCAAGTGCCGTATCCCCCATACGCCTATAAATTGCATCCACGCCCGGATGGTTTCTATCCGTCGTGCCAAATAAATGTGAGGCACGAAATTCTTTATCATAATCAAAAATATCATCCAATTTCAGAATGGCAATGGCTTGCCCCTGTTCATCCACAAGTGATACTTCATCCCCTACAGACAATGTTTTAACAATCTTTTCATTACGCTTGCCAATAGGTGCAAAGCTTAGTGGAACCGGCCATACGAGCCCATTGTCCAATCGCCCTTTCATGAGCACGGACTTATAATCGACTTCATTCATAAATCCTTCATTCGGCGATAAAACCCCTGTTGCAATCATCTCAACTGTAATAACTGCTTCCATATCAATCATAATTTTAGGCAACTGCTCCGCCCTGAGCAATTCCGCTTCAAGTTCTTTACCCTTTACTATTTTATCAACCAATTTTCCTCCATGCGGCTGTTGCGGATAATTCTTAAAGTTCATCTTCTCTTGAATTGTAGTTTGTTGTGTCATCATTTTCCCCCTTGTCGATGTTCGACGTCCCTTTTTTAACAACACCAAAAACAAATCAAACGATATGGAGCTACTGCTTTCATCATTCAAAAAAATGGTCTCTAGCCATTACTTCGAATAGTAATATATATATTACTACAACCAGACCAAATATTCAAAATGTTTTCTATATAATAAATTCATTTATTTTTCACCGATAAAAGACTGTTTAGCTACCAGTTTTCACTGGCTAACGCTAAACAGTCTTTTATCATCATAAACCAACCCATCACCTTAAATAAAACAACCCACCATTAATAATATCTATTTTTATTTTCGGCTCGTACTGCTGTTCAAGTGCTTCTTTTTCTACTTCATAACTGTCAGGTTTCACCTCTACCCCTTCATAAAAATGGTCCAACACTCTTTGTTCCCTTACCCATCTTTTTTTCGCTTCTTCTGCCCAGGAATGATCATCTTGCTGTATAAATCTTTCGACGACATCATTTAACCTGTCTAACGCACGTAACGGTTTTATCGTGTACGGCAATGTAAATGTATTTTCTGGTGGACGATTCCTTAACTCCTTATCACGTAATACCTCATGAAAATCTTCAATTCGTTGTCCAGTCATTAAATTAATCCCTAACGAATACAGCATTTCTTTCGTTCGGTTGTAGCAATACGATACTTTATAATTTACCCCTAACCATGGCGTTAATATCGCTTCACGGTTACCGAAGCCCTCCTCATACAACTGTACAAACGCCCCCATCTCTTTCGTCGTTTGAAATAATTGACTAAGTCTGGGAGAACCAAAATGAACAACTTCTCCAAAAATATTATCTGCAATTTTATTTTTATCTGTAATTAATGTCAACTGAGCCGGCTGCGGTTCACCGCCTGTACTCTCTATATAATGCCAGTAAAATGGACGATTCATAATCTTTTTATCCATATCAACCGTCAATTGAACAATCATATAATGGTCGTTTTCTGTCAATATGGGACAACCAGTCTCTGTAAAAAAATGTCGTAAATAATCGTGAATCTGATGGGGATACATTGATATCCTCCTTTCCATAATCGCTAGGAAGTTTTTGATTTAGGATTTTGCTGCTCATTCACGAAGGATAAAATATCATCTAACTCACCCACTACTTTTTCAAACACTCCAATTTTCTTATAAAGCAGATCGAGAATATGATCCTCAATTGTATCTTGGATTGCTAAATTATAAATATGAACGTCATTTTCTTGTCCAATTCTGTGCACACGACCTATCCTTTGTTCCAGTTTCATTGGATTCCAAGGTAAGTCATAGTTAATAACATGGCTACAGAACTGCAAGTTAATCCCTTCGCTTCCAGACTCTGTTGCAATTAACACTTGCGCTTTATCACGGAATAATTGCTTTGCCCAATCGCGTTTATTTTTGTTGAACCTTCCATTAAAATGTACACTTACAATCCCTTTTGAATATAAGTAATGTTGTAAATAGGTTTGACTTGCCTCATATTCAGTAAAAATAATGACTTTATCGTTTACTTTTGAAATAATATCAAAGACTTTTTCAGCTTTTGAATTGATTTGAAGCTGCATGATTTTTTGGATGAGAGCATCTACATGTGAAATTTCCTCTTGTTTTGTACATTTTTGTTTCATTTTAGTTAAGGTCAAACAGAGAGCTTCCTTACTACTGCACATTTCCCGCTGTAACGTAATCATTGAAAAAG
This window of the Sporosarcina pasteurii genome carries:
- a CDS encoding DUF2399 domain-containing protein; this translates as MFIYQKLKAEEQLRADDSLKEMLQAEIRKSEKDLPMHFVQQLKQFTTEKSDSESWGKERVRKFTHFLMAYLRLRRRQERMEYKEIGATYYQKIGGSKEFDRYRDVFIHRLEKWLGAPIQTLGIISVGSIVPIYFTGPVLGNYSKYRIGTLHATTDIAVAEEDFRTDARILWLVENRAVLTRMAMEVPFLEDTQSIIIGVDGQIKGAHRKMIQQLCGNGSIQKVLIWVDYDKAGDVIARDLVNLIGKLPFRIIGNEGNLFATYEAFVDWSQTVPHAEQEMTLGGEEHWRKWISL
- a CDS encoding YqhG family protein, whose product is MYPHQIHDYLRHFFTETGCPILTENDHYMIVQLTVDMDKKIMNRPFYWHYIESTGGEPQPAQLTLITDKNKIADNIFGEVVHFGSPRLSQLFQTTKEMGAFVQLYEEGFGNREAILTPWLGVNYKVSYCYNRTKEMLYSLGINLMTGQRIEDFHEVLRDKELRNRPPENTFTLPYTIKPLRALDRLNDVVERFIQQDDHSWAEEAKKRWVREQRVLDHFYEGVEVKPDSYEVEKEALEQQYEPKIKIDIINGGLFYLR
- the pstB gene encoding phosphate ABC transporter ATP-binding protein PstB, giving the protein MENKSWRKPVYETHGLNLWYGTTHALKNIDLSINEKEVTAIIGPSGCGKSTYLKTLNRMVEMVPNVHISGNLSFKGENILDKSMPVELLRSKVGMVFQKPNPFPKSIFENVAFGPKIHGIRNKAMLEKIVQESLEKAALWDEVKDRLHTSAYGLSGGQQQRLCIARCLAVDPEVILMDEPTSALDPVSTLKVEELIDSIKNDVTIAIVTHNMQQAARISDRTAFFLNGDVIECDATSKIFNNPSDKLTEDYINGRFG
- the pstA gene encoding phosphate ABC transporter permease PstA, with protein sequence MVRRTKFRLVLDNLSKYIFLLATLFGLLVLSVLIYRVVVDGIGWLNFDFLTGKLSTQPERAGIMGAILGTFWLMLVVTPVTMFLGVGTAIYLELYAKKGRVQSFIETNISNLAGVPSIVYGILGLTVFARAMNLGNIALAGGLTMSLLILPIVIVASQEALRAVPSPLSEASYGMGATKWQTIKSVILPVALPSILTGAILSLSRAIGETAPLVVIGIPALLIPFPGSIFDKFTVLPMQIYYWTLDSSLTAEYANLAAATIIVLLLCLLVLNSTAIIIRNKFQKQF
- a CDS encoding PstS family phosphate ABC transporter substrate-binding protein, with translation MKFRKYLLLLVIAAITMIVAACGTEKNQSENSNATELEGSVVIDGSGTVYPLMAKIAEEYMINEQENVSVEVSRAGTSAGFKKFLVENGTDFNDASRQIKDEEAAEADALGIEVKELKVALDGLTFVINKENDWAKELTPEQLIAIFKADGGVKKWSDINPEWPDEDIKPMGPNENHGTYEFFYENVLEKQDLADTVNLQQDYSTLVNLVAEDKNGIAFFGFGYYVNNTDKLQAVHVDFGNGPVEPSLDTIAEDGDYADFTRPVFTYLNVNHAADKPQVLDYAVYLMNNVNNFAGETGFAPIPEAEVEENIEFLNGLTK
- a CDS encoding sulfate adenylyltransferase — translated: MTQQTTIQEKMNFKNYPQQPHGGKLVDKIVKGKELEAELLRAEQLPKIMIDMEAVITVEMIATGVLSPNEGFMNEVDYKSVLMKGRLDNGLVWPVPLSFAPIGKRNEKIVKTLSVGDEVSLVDEQGQAIAILKLDDIFDYDKEFRASHLFGTTDRNHPGVDAIYRRMGDTALGGPIKLLRRVDWGPFEKLRLEPKDTWREFYEEKKFRSAAGFITGANPLHRGHEYIHKNALEEIDGLLLQPLVEMAKREYTRHEFRMLSYRSVLETYYPQGRSILAPLRVTYIFAGPRETVLHALIMKNYGCTHALIGRDHAGIGEYYDKYASHTIFDEFDPAELGIDVRLFHEVFYCTRCDASATEQSCPHDNQYRINISGTGIREMLRHGIMPPKEIVRPESARIAMQGVQPKGLDEEGNSVSPVGKTIKSMFPFYLERTSLGGRKRPVPLTVEELTNIDLETVNLDVRANADRIYQEIFEEFSRVGDVNRGLQPEWISSARESLHKQQQMVIQDLEEKVAQAPEIASDEFMYQDKEEAKRELEVAKKILEDIPAALDDHHLAYRTWNVLPYKRYCGSDEPTDEDRK
- the pstC gene encoding phosphate ABC transporter permease subunit PstC; this translates as MHINHDITENSEKSIRELIEQKRQQRNFKEMFEKSIPTFLFLIASISILTTIGIIYTLLSETIEFFKRVPMTDFFTGTVLKPLSQTPEFGVLPLIMGTLTSSVIAMLVAAPIGLMSAIYLSQYASDKVRKIFKPLLELLAGIPTIVYGFFAFTFVTPLLRQFIPGLEATNILSPGIVMGVMIIPMIASLSEDAMSSVHNAMREGALGLGATKLEVTRKVVIPAALSGIIASFVLGISRAIGETMIVTIASGSTKNFTFDITQSMQTMTAYIVEVTGGDAATGSTIYYSLYAVAMTLFVFTLLMNLLARRISRKFREEY